CAAACTTTGTTGGTCTTGCAGAGGGAACTCTGGATGCAGCAAAGGGAAAGCCATTCTATGATGGTTTGAAATTCCACCGTGTAATTTCTGATTTTATGATTCAGGGTGGTGATCCACAGGGTAATGGTACTGGTGGTCCTGGATATAAGTTTGCTGATGAATTTGTTGAAGGATATGTATTTGATAAGCCTGGTAAGCTTGCTATGGCAAACTCTGGTGTTAATACAAACGGAAGCCAGTTCTTTATTACACACGTTCCAACAGACTGGCTTAACTACAAGCACACAATTTTTGGTGAAGTTCTTGAGGGACAGAATGTTGTAGATACAGTTGCTCAGGGAGACACCATTAAGTCTCTTACAATTGTTCGCCAGGGTAAAGACGCAGAAGCATTCAAAGTAACTCAGAAGAGCTTTGATGAGCTTAAAGCTGCAGGTGCTAAAAAAGCTGCTACTTTCAAAGAAGAACTTGCAAAGAAAACAATTGCTAAGGTAATCGAAGGCTGTGAAAAGTCTAAGAGCGGTATTTACTACCAGATTCTTAAACAGGGCAGCGGTGCTGTTTGTGGAAAAGGAAAGAAAGTAACTGTTGAGTACAAAGGATATCTTCCAAGTGGACAGCTTTTTGATGCTTCTAAAGAATTCCATCCACAGGGACATGAACCAATCGAATTCACAACAGCTGGTGGACAGATGATTCCTGGTTTTGATGAAATGGTTCAGGAAATGAAATACGGTGAAACAAGAAAGATGGTAATTCCACCTGAGCTCGCTTATGGAAGCTATGGTGTTCCACAGGCTGGAATCCCAGGTGATTCATATATCTGCTTTGATGTTAAGCTTGTAAAGTAGGCGAAGATAGCAGAACCGTTAAAAACCGAGCTGCGAAAGCGGGTCGGTTTAGGTTCTACGAAAGAATGCCTCAGAGGCGAGACTATGCGAGCCGACTCATTAATATGAGCCGGTTTTTTTATTTTAAAATCGGCGAAACGTCGAAAAGGCTTTTTGTAGCTTCGTAAATTTTGCGTGCTACAAGAGGGTTATTCATTGTGTAAAGGTGAATACCTTGAACACCGTGAGTAACAAGATCAATTATCTGATCAATAGCATAGGCAATACCAGCGTCACGGATAGCTTCCGGATGGTCGGCATAGCGGTCCATCATATCAGTAAACTTTTTAGGAAGCACGGCGTTTGTCATACTGACCATTCGCTCAATTGATTTTTTATTTGTAGCCGGCATAATACCAGCTTCAATAGGCACATTTATTCCTTTAATCTGACAGCGTTCCAGGAAGCGGTAGAACTGTGCATTATCAAAGAAAAGCTGTGAAAGCAGGTGAGTGGCACCGGCATCAACCTTCTTTTTCAGGTAATCAATATCATCATAAACATTTTTTGACTGTGGATGAAGTTCAGGATAACAGGCACCAAAAATCTTGAATTGTTTTCCGTCAGTTCTTTTTGAATCAAATTCCTGTATAAATTGAATAAGATCACTTGCGTGATGGAAATCATTTGCAGGTTCTTTACCTTCAACACGGTCTCCACGAAG
The Treponema bryantii DNA segment above includes these coding regions:
- a CDS encoding peptidylprolyl isomerase, coding for MKLKKTIIAGLLAIFALSSCTAAGTKGKNMEALKGKEGVFAVLETEKGTIILNLFYKETPMTVANFVGLAEGTLDAAKGKPFYDGLKFHRVISDFMIQGGDPQGNGTGGPGYKFADEFVEGYVFDKPGKLAMANSGVNTNGSQFFITHVPTDWLNYKHTIFGEVLEGQNVVDTVAQGDTIKSLTIVRQGKDAEAFKVTQKSFDELKAAGAKKAATFKEELAKKTIAKVIEGCEKSKSGIYYQILKQGSGAVCGKGKKVTVEYKGYLPSGQLFDASKEFHPQGHEPIEFTTAGGQMIPGFDEMVQEMKYGETRKMVIPPELAYGSYGVPQAGIPGDSYICFDVKLVK
- the metF gene encoding methylenetetrahydrofolate reductase [NAD(P)H] codes for the protein MTKTIFSFEVFPPKKTMPIDTIFSTLDELKGLSPDFISVTFGAGGSENCNNSVEIAKHIKNVCGVQSVIHMPCLNMTRQDAQYVLEQFQNAGIENILALRGDRVEGKEPANDFHHASDLIQFIQEFDSKRTDGKQFKIFGACYPELHPQSKNVYDDIDYLKKKVDAGATHLLSQLFFDNAQFYRFLERCQIKGINVPIEAGIMPATNKKSIERMVSMTNAVLPKKFTDMMDRYADHPEAIRDAGIAYAIDQIIDLVTHGVQGIHLYTMNNPLVARKIYEATKSLFDVSPILK